Proteins encoded in a region of the Streptomyces akebiae genome:
- a CDS encoding RNA polymerase sigma factor SigF: MSADQGSSKVLTLAKSETAPDAIQAPQDLQTLEDLPGPQAPPASEFPALSASANIDTRTLSRSLFLRLAALDENSPERAYVRDTLIELNLPLVRYAAARFRSRNEPMEDIVQVGTIGLIKAIDRFDCERGVEFPTFAMPTVVGEIKRFFRDTSWSVRVPRRLQELRLALTKASDELSQKLDRSPTVTELAAVLGVSEEDVVDGLAVGNAYTASSLDSPAPEDDGGEGSLADRLGYEDTALEGVEYRESLKPLLAKLPPRERRIIMLRFFANMTQSQIGEEVGISQMHVSRLLTRTLAQLREGLISD, encoded by the coding sequence ATGTCCGCAGACCAGGGCAGCTCGAAGGTGCTCACACTCGCCAAGAGCGAGACCGCGCCCGACGCTATCCAGGCCCCTCAGGACCTTCAGACGCTTGAGGACCTTCCCGGTCCCCAGGCTCCGCCGGCGTCTGAGTTCCCGGCCTTGTCGGCCTCGGCGAACATCGACACCCGCACCCTGTCCCGCTCCCTGTTCCTGCGGCTCGCCGCGTTGGACGAGAACAGCCCCGAGCGCGCCTACGTCCGGGACACACTGATCGAGCTCAACCTCCCACTGGTGCGTTACGCGGCCGCCCGTTTCCGGTCGCGCAACGAGCCGATGGAGGACATCGTCCAGGTCGGAACGATCGGCCTGATCAAGGCGATCGACCGCTTCGACTGCGAACGGGGCGTCGAGTTCCCGACGTTCGCGATGCCGACGGTCGTGGGCGAGATCAAGCGGTTCTTCCGTGACACCTCATGGTCGGTCCGCGTCCCGCGCCGCCTCCAGGAGCTGCGGCTGGCCCTCACCAAGGCCAGCGACGAGCTCTCCCAGAAGCTCGACCGCTCTCCCACGGTCACCGAACTCGCCGCGGTCCTGGGCGTGTCGGAGGAGGACGTGGTCGACGGCCTCGCCGTCGGCAACGCCTACACGGCGTCCTCGCTCGACTCCCCGGCCCCCGAGGACGACGGCGGCGAGGGCTCCCTCGCGGACCGCCTCGGCTACGAGGACACGGCGCTGGAGGGCGTGGAGTACCGGGAGTCCCTGAAGCCGCTGCTGGCGAAGCTGCCGCCGCGCGAGCGCCGGATCATCATGCTCCGCTTCTTCGCGAACATGACGCAGTCCCAGATCGGCGAAGAGGTCGGCATCTCCCAGATGCACGTCTCCCGCCTCCTCACCCGAACCCTGGCCCAGCTGCGGGAGGGCCTGATCTCCGACTGA
- a CDS encoding type II toxin-antitoxin system VapB family antitoxin, whose product MIFKRIGNGRPYPDHGRESTRQWADVAPRPVRLDQLVTTKGQLDLETLLAEDSTFYGDLFAHVVKWQGDLYLEDGLHRAVRAALQQRQVLHARVLELD is encoded by the coding sequence GTGATCTTCAAGCGCATCGGAAACGGCCGGCCGTACCCCGACCACGGCCGGGAAAGCACCCGGCAGTGGGCGGACGTCGCGCCGCGCCCGGTCCGCCTCGATCAGCTCGTGACGACCAAGGGGCAGCTGGACCTGGAGACCCTCCTCGCCGAGGACTCCACCTTCTACGGCGACCTCTTCGCGCACGTGGTGAAGTGGCAGGGCGATCTGTACCTGGAGGACGGCCTCCACCGCGCGGTCCGCGCGGCCCTCCAGCAGCGCCAGGTGCTCCACGCCCGCGTCCTCGAACTGGACTAG
- a CDS encoding tRNA adenosine deaminase-associated protein, which yields MYFAALLARTEDGWEASDTELDDVETLSDLADLAREASPDDDTVLVLIEQEDAWFGVVRIDGEDDPRIYVSDAAAAARSSYGEILLTDELLGREPGDEADLDALDLDGTEDGEPDDDDDDTSAEAVPHSPVGDTEILDDLGVSEKELRALDADDALGSIADALGASEVLETVR from the coding sequence GTGTACTTCGCCGCACTGCTCGCGCGCACCGAAGACGGGTGGGAAGCGAGCGACACAGAGCTCGACGATGTGGAAACCCTGTCGGATCTGGCCGACCTGGCCCGTGAAGCCTCGCCCGACGACGACACGGTGCTGGTGCTCATCGAGCAGGAGGACGCGTGGTTCGGCGTCGTCCGCATCGATGGCGAGGACGACCCTCGTATCTACGTCTCGGACGCCGCAGCCGCTGCCCGCAGCAGCTACGGCGAGATCCTGCTCACCGACGAGCTGCTCGGGAGAGAGCCCGGCGACGAGGCCGACCTGGACGCCCTCGACCTGGACGGCACGGAGGACGGTGAGCCGGACGACGATGACGACGACACGAGCGCCGAGGCCGTGCCGCACAGCCCGGTCGGCGACACCGAGATCCTCGACGACCTGGGGGTGAGCGAGAAGGAGCTGCGCGCTCTCGACGCAGACGACGCCCTCGGCTCGATCGCCGACGCCCTCGGAGCGTCGGAAGTCCTGGAGACGGTCCGCTGA
- a CDS encoding cupin domain-containing protein, whose translation MTPEDLIAHYELEPIPREGGRFRQTWAGPERGDGRPEGTAIVALLTTEPGDYSALHRLPGDEIWHFHLGDPLRMLLLSPDGSSRIVVLGPDVLGGQHVQYVVPAGTWMGARVQGGRRGAGGGGEGWTLFGCTMAPGFTFEGYEHGDAAELARLYPDRAAEIGELGRA comes from the coding sequence ATGACTCCCGAAGACCTCATAGCGCACTACGAGTTGGAGCCCATACCGCGCGAGGGCGGACGTTTCCGTCAGACGTGGGCCGGGCCCGAGCGGGGCGACGGGCGGCCCGAGGGGACCGCGATCGTCGCCCTGCTCACCACCGAACCCGGCGACTACTCCGCCCTGCACCGACTGCCCGGCGACGAGATCTGGCACTTCCACCTCGGCGATCCGCTCCGGATGCTGCTGCTCTCCCCGGACGGGTCCTCGCGGATCGTCGTCCTCGGGCCGGACGTGCTCGGCGGACAGCACGTGCAGTACGTCGTGCCCGCGGGGACCTGGATGGGTGCGCGGGTTCAGGGCGGGCGCCGTGGTGCCGGGGGCGGGGGTGAGGGCTGGACGTTGTTCGGGTGCACGATGGCGCCGGGGTTCACGTTCGAGGGGTACGAGCACGGGGACGCCGCGGAGCTGGCGCGGCTGTACCCGGACCGGGCAGCGGAGATAGGGGAGCTCGGGCGGGCGTAG
- a CDS encoding GNAT family N-acetyltransferase: protein MTVESRKPRGQQDFQGHHDLQGAQESCPPYAGRAAVHEQVVDGFGTVRIVPLDAKADAGVVHGWVREPRAAFWGMNGLTEEQVREIYEGLEAFDTHHAYLAVCDGEPVGLLQTYEPEADRVGECYDVEPGDIGVHVLLAPAGAGGARPGWSSMVLAAFMSYVFVGLDRRRVVVDPDERNERAIARFTRQGFESGPVVVLPEIDLPEVYLPEKRARLAFLRREAVFGQ, encoded by the coding sequence ATGACCGTTGAGTCCCGGAAGCCCCGAGGGCAGCAGGACTTCCAAGGACACCATGACCTTCAGGGGGCGCAGGAGTCCTGTCCGCCGTACGCCGGTCGTGCGGCCGTTCATGAGCAGGTGGTGGACGGGTTCGGGACCGTGCGGATCGTGCCGCTGGACGCGAAGGCCGATGCCGGGGTGGTGCACGGCTGGGTCCGGGAGCCGAGGGCCGCGTTCTGGGGCATGAACGGGCTCACGGAGGAGCAGGTGCGGGAGATCTACGAGGGACTGGAGGCCTTCGACACGCACCACGCCTATCTCGCGGTGTGCGACGGCGAGCCCGTCGGGCTTCTGCAGACGTACGAGCCGGAGGCCGACCGGGTCGGTGAGTGCTACGACGTCGAGCCCGGAGACATCGGCGTCCATGTGCTGCTGGCGCCCGCCGGGGCCGGGGGAGCGCGGCCCGGGTGGTCGTCCATGGTGCTGGCGGCTTTCATGTCGTACGTGTTCGTCGGGCTGGACCGGCGGCGGGTCGTCGTGGATCCGGACGAGCGGAACGAGAGGGCGATCGCGCGGTTCACCCGCCAGGGGTTCGAGTCCGGGCCGGTCGTCGTACTGCCGGAGATCGATCTGCCGGAGGTGTATCTCCCCGAGAAGCGGGCCCGGTTGGCGTTTCTGCGGCGGGAGGCCGTGTTCGGTCAATAG
- a CDS encoding Dabb family protein, whose amino-acid sequence MIRHLVLFKLNEGVERDDPRVVKGVEAFRALDGTIGEIRSWELGWNLSDRPIAYDFAINSAFDDVDALRTYVEHPDHQAGVALWGQFATWIIADYEF is encoded by the coding sequence ATGATCCGCCACCTGGTCCTCTTCAAGCTCAACGAGGGCGTCGAGCGTGACGACCCGCGGGTCGTGAAGGGCGTGGAGGCGTTCCGCGCGCTCGACGGCACGATCGGGGAGATCCGCTCCTGGGAACTGGGCTGGAACCTCAGCGACCGCCCCATCGCCTACGACTTCGCGATCAACTCGGCGTTCGACGACGTGGACGCGCTGCGTACGTACGTCGAGCACCCGGACCACCAGGCGGGCGTGGCGCTGTGGGGCCAGTTCGCGACGTGGATCATCGCCGACTACGAGTTCTGA
- the upp gene encoding uracil phosphoribosyltransferase: protein MRLHVVDHPLVAHKLTALRDRRTDSPTFRRLADELVTLLAYEATRDVRTELVDITTPVSATTGVKLSHPRPLVVPILRAGLGMLDGMVRLLPTAEVGFLGMIRNEETLEASTYATRMPEDLSGRQVYVLDPMLATGGTLVAAIRELIARGADDVTAVVLLAAPEGVEVMERELAGTPVTVVTAAVDERLNEHGYIVPGLGDAGDRLYGAAE, encoded by the coding sequence ATGCGTCTCCACGTCGTCGACCACCCCTTGGTCGCTCACAAGCTCACCGCGCTGCGCGACCGGCGCACCGACTCCCCGACCTTCCGTCGTCTCGCCGACGAACTGGTCACCCTGCTCGCCTACGAGGCCACGCGGGACGTGCGCACCGAACTCGTCGACATCACGACGCCGGTCTCCGCGACGACCGGCGTCAAGCTCTCCCACCCGCGCCCGCTCGTCGTGCCGATCCTCCGGGCCGGCCTCGGCATGCTCGACGGCATGGTCCGGCTGCTGCCGACCGCCGAAGTGGGCTTCCTGGGCATGATCCGCAACGAGGAGACGCTGGAGGCCTCCACGTACGCCACCCGCATGCCGGAGGACCTCTCCGGGCGCCAGGTGTACGTCCTGGACCCCATGCTCGCGACCGGCGGCACCCTGGTCGCCGCGATCCGTGAGCTGATCGCCCGCGGCGCCGACGACGTGACCGCCGTGGTGCTCCTCGCCGCCCCCGAGGGCGTCGAGGTCATGGAGCGCGAGCTGGCCGGCACCCCCGTGACGGTCGTGACCGCCGCGGTCGACGAGCGGCTCAACGAGCACGGCTACATCGTGCCGGGCCTGGGGGACGCGGGCGACCGGCTGTACGGCGCCGCCGAGTAG
- a CDS encoding RNA polymerase sigma factor SigF, which translates to MDEEVALTVSASTAPPQEDVPAPDAAPAQVTAQVTAPAPEKRRGADTRALTQLLFGELKHLAPGTPEHNRVRGALIEANLPLVRYAAARFRSRNEPMEDVVQVGTIGLINAIDRFDPDRGVQFPTFAMPTVVGEIKRYFRDNVRTVHVPRRLHELWVQVNSATEDLTTAFGRTPSTAEIAERLRITEEEVLSCIEAGRSYHATSLEAAQEGDGLPGLLDRLGYEDPELDGVEHRDLVRHLLVQLPEREQRILLLRYYSNLTQSQISAELGVSQMHVSRLLARSFARLRSANRIEA; encoded by the coding sequence ATGGATGAAGAGGTGGCGTTGACCGTGTCGGCCAGTACTGCGCCTCCCCAGGAAGACGTCCCCGCTCCCGATGCCGCACCGGCCCAGGTCACAGCCCAGGTCACGGCCCCCGCCCCGGAGAAACGTCGCGGCGCCGACACCCGGGCCCTCACCCAGCTCCTGTTCGGCGAGCTGAAGCATCTGGCGCCGGGCACTCCGGAGCACAACCGCGTGCGCGGGGCGCTCATCGAGGCGAACCTCCCGCTCGTGCGCTACGCGGCCGCCCGCTTCCGCTCCCGCAACGAACCCATGGAGGACGTGGTCCAGGTCGGCACCATCGGACTCATCAACGCCATCGACCGCTTCGACCCGGACCGTGGTGTGCAGTTCCCGACCTTCGCCATGCCGACCGTCGTCGGGGAGATCAAGCGGTACTTCCGCGACAACGTCCGCACGGTCCACGTCCCGCGCCGGCTGCACGAGTTGTGGGTCCAGGTGAACAGCGCGACCGAGGACCTCACCACCGCCTTCGGCCGCACCCCCTCCACCGCGGAGATCGCCGAGCGGCTGCGCATCACCGAGGAGGAGGTCCTGTCCTGCATCGAGGCGGGCCGCTCGTACCACGCGACCTCGCTGGAGGCCGCCCAGGAGGGCGACGGGCTACCGGGCCTGCTCGACCGGCTCGGCTACGAGGACCCCGAACTCGACGGCGTCGAACACCGCGACCTCGTACGGCATCTCCTCGTCCAACTCCCCGAACGCGAGCAGCGGATCCTGCTGCTCCGCTACTACAGCAACCTCACGCAGTCGCAGATCAGCGCGGAGCTGGGGGTCTCCCAGATGCATGTGTCGCGACTGCTGGCCCGGAGCTTCGCGCGGTTGCGGTCGGCCAACCGAATCGAGGCGTAG
- a CDS encoding HhH-GPD-type base excision DNA repair protein, whose amino-acid sequence MNVTLHLAQDPEADDLLGRSPLAALVGMLLDQQVPMEWAFKGPWTIAQRLGATDLDAHEIAATDPESFAALLSTKPAVHRYPGSMAKRIQQLCQYLVEHYDGDASAVWQDVKTGKELLSRLESLPGFGHQKAQIFLALLGKQLGVHPTGWREAAGSYGDPDSFRSVADIKGPDSLAKVRAHKQEMKAAAKAAKASGK is encoded by the coding sequence ATGAACGTCACTCTTCACCTCGCCCAGGACCCGGAGGCGGACGACCTCCTCGGCCGCAGTCCGCTCGCCGCGCTGGTCGGCATGCTGCTGGATCAGCAAGTACCGATGGAGTGGGCGTTCAAGGGCCCCTGGACCATCGCCCAACGCCTCGGCGCGACCGACCTGGACGCCCACGAGATCGCGGCGACCGACCCGGAGTCCTTCGCCGCGCTGCTCTCCACCAAACCGGCGGTCCACCGTTATCCGGGCTCCATGGCGAAGCGGATCCAGCAGCTGTGCCAGTACCTCGTCGAGCACTACGACGGTGACGCGAGCGCGGTCTGGCAGGACGTGAAGACCGGCAAGGAACTCCTGTCCCGCCTGGAATCCCTCCCCGGCTTCGGCCACCAGAAGGCCCAGATCTTCCTGGCCCTCCTCGGCAAGCAACTCGGCGTCCACCCCACCGGCTGGCGCGAAGCCGCCGGCTCCTACGGCGACCCCGACTCCTTCCGCTCCGTCGCCGACATCAAGGGACCCGACTCCCTGGCCAAGGTCCGCGCCCACAAGCAGGAGATGAAGGCAGCAGCCAAAGCGGCGAAGGCCTCCGGCAAGTAA
- a CDS encoding siderophore-interacting protein yields the protein MKGAEAMGQGHGWEGAVLKLLRGKDFVFTVTGAEQVTEHYRRIHLTDGGMLAVTGVHPTMWVRLWFDAAGKPHQRAYTLVDPDPAAGTFSLEFALHAGHAGDWARAAKPGDTIEATVQGTAFTDPDPAPSHILAIGDPASLPAINSLLTALPSTPATLWFETPTKAGTATEVRAPASVGAPESPGASGSMAAPVGASVQVGQGSGPGVEDEAGSAMKTGHGAEAPVHVGAQDPTGARDQAEAPVPGADGLPLRLDPSRHDFHPIPRQDAGARLIAQVRADAPALLADTPDPYVWIACDTATTRALAAYFRKELGLPKQRVHALGYWRP from the coding sequence GTGAAGGGCGCAGAAGCCATGGGGCAGGGGCACGGTTGGGAGGGGGCGGTCCTCAAACTGCTCCGCGGGAAGGACTTCGTCTTCACGGTGACCGGTGCGGAACAAGTCACCGAGCACTACCGCCGGATCCACCTCACCGACGGCGGCATGCTCGCGGTGACCGGCGTCCACCCGACGATGTGGGTCCGCCTCTGGTTCGACGCCGCCGGCAAGCCGCACCAGCGGGCGTACACACTGGTCGACCCCGACCCGGCGGCCGGCACCTTCAGCCTGGAGTTCGCCCTCCACGCGGGTCACGCCGGCGACTGGGCGCGCGCCGCGAAGCCGGGCGACACCATCGAGGCCACGGTCCAGGGCACCGCCTTCACCGACCCCGACCCGGCCCCCTCCCACATCCTCGCCATCGGCGACCCGGCCTCCCTCCCGGCGATCAACTCCCTCTTGACCGCCCTCCCCTCGACCCCGGCGACGCTCTGGTTCGAGACGCCCACGAAAGCGGGGACGGCGACCGAGGTGCGGGCCCCGGCGTCGGTGGGGGCCCCGGAGTCGCCAGGGGCGTCGGGGTCGATGGCCGCACCGGTCGGGGCATCCGTGCAGGTCGGGCAGGGAAGCGGGCCCGGGGTGGAGGACGAGGCCGGGTCGGCGATGAAGACCGGGCACGGCGCCGAGGCTCCGGTCCACGTCGGCGCGCAAGACCCCACCGGGGCCCGGGACCAAGCCGAGGCCCCCGTCCCCGGCGCGGACGGCCTCCCCCTCCGGCTCGATCCCTCCCGCCACGACTTCCACCCGATCCCGCGCCAGGACGCCGGCGCACGTCTGATCGCCCAGGTGAGGGCCGACGCCCCCGCGCTCCTCGCCGACACCCCGGACCCCTACGTCTGGATCGCCTGCGACACGGCGACGACCCGTGCCCTGGCGGCGTACTTCCGCAAGGAGCTGGGCCTGCCGAAGCAGCGCGTGCACGCTCTGGGCTACTGGCGCCCGTGA
- a CDS encoding nucleoside deaminase, with translation MRLALVEAGRAAEGGDVPVGAVVLSPDGTTVLATGHNEREATGDPTAHAEVLAVRRAAAALRDSAARSASGKGGGGRRAGEWRLTGCTLVVTLEPCTMCAGALVQSRVDRVVYGARDEKAGAAGSLWDVVRDRRLNHRPEVVEGVLADDCARLLTDFFRTR, from the coding sequence ATGCGGCTCGCCCTGGTCGAGGCCGGGCGGGCCGCCGAGGGCGGTGACGTCCCGGTCGGCGCGGTCGTCCTGTCCCCGGACGGCACGACCGTACTGGCCACCGGACACAACGAACGCGAGGCGACCGGCGACCCCACCGCCCACGCGGAGGTGCTCGCCGTCCGCCGCGCCGCCGCCGCTTTGAGGGATTCAGCGGCGCGAAGCGCCTCCGGCAAGGGTGGTGGCGGGAGACGGGCGGGCGAGTGGCGACTGACCGGCTGCACCCTGGTCGTCACCCTCGAACCCTGCACGATGTGCGCGGGCGCCCTCGTGCAGTCGCGGGTCGACCGCGTCGTCTACGGCGCACGCGACGAGAAGGCCGGAGCCGCCGGCTCCCTCTGGGACGTCGTACGCGACCGTCGCCTCAACCACCGACCCGAGGTCGTCGAGGGCGTCCTGGCCGATGACTGCGCCCGTCTCCTCACGGACTTCTTCCGCACCCGCTGA
- a CDS encoding LytR C-terminal domain-containing protein, which translates to MGGQYRITGDKYPRLRRPKRRRRLVLAVVASATALGLVGWGTLQLIDVFTGDEDQAAAAGPKADCATRVSPSPKASGSAGTSGKAGASAKGFPAPGKITVNVLNATPRAGLAKDTADELKKRGFRIGNVGNATKEYDKKVKDAAILLGAKAAEGAALQVLNTQLTGARQKTDGRTKATEVDLIIGTGFKALSKQKDADKALADLTSPKPTPSTTKTC; encoded by the coding sequence ATGGGCGGCCAGTACCGGATCACGGGGGACAAGTACCCGAGGCTGCGCCGGCCCAAGAGGCGTCGCAGGCTCGTCCTCGCGGTCGTCGCGTCCGCGACCGCGCTCGGCCTCGTCGGCTGGGGAACCCTGCAGCTCATCGACGTCTTCACCGGCGACGAGGACCAGGCCGCCGCAGCCGGCCCCAAGGCGGACTGCGCGACCCGGGTGAGCCCGTCCCCGAAGGCGAGCGGATCGGCCGGCACGTCCGGCAAGGCCGGTGCGTCGGCGAAGGGCTTCCCCGCGCCCGGCAAGATCACCGTCAACGTCCTCAACGCCACGCCCCGCGCGGGCCTCGCCAAGGACACCGCCGACGAGCTGAAGAAGCGCGGCTTCCGCATCGGGAACGTGGGCAACGCGACCAAGGAGTACGACAAGAAGGTCAAGGACGCCGCGATCCTGCTCGGCGCGAAGGCCGCCGAGGGCGCGGCGCTGCAGGTTCTCAACACCCAGCTCACCGGAGCGCGGCAGAAGACCGACGGTCGCACGAAGGCGACCGAGGTGGACCTGATCATCGGTACCGGCTTCAAGGCCCTCAGCAAGCAGAAGGACGCCGACAAGGCACTGGCCGACCTGACCAGTCCCAAGCCGACGCCCTCCACGACGAAGACCTGCTGA
- a CDS encoding penicillin acylase family protein produces the protein MRDIGGAQGHARGSNSSQATYGIFRDTWGIPHLRAADARALAHAQGRVTALDRAWQLEVERHRVQGTSAAFLGVDSLGWDRFARRARLEDTARRCFARLESTDPESADWVRAYVEGVNDGLVEGGRRAPEFDRVGLVPGRWEAWHPLGVWLATHILFAGFPAKLWREEAVRHLGPDAIGLFATDGPATSGSNGWLIDGSRTATGQAVIAGDPHRFIEEPGVYQQIHLSCPEFDVVGLAVPGMPGIAHFGHTGDVAWAITNAMADYQDLYRERLRHRDGEGEGERDGGPGVVEALDPDGVWRAAHRHVEVIEVAGGDPVEVEVIETARGPVVIGGLDPAAGETSVPGRAAGGTDPVGPLSLRYPPRVTEDLGIGALLPLLRAREVADVDRAFDRWAEPVNVVQAADTRGGVLHRVAGRVPVRSRDNRTRVVAAWEPGHEWEGWHETPYGTFEDGAAVMANQRGPAAPLGVEFAPPHRAERIRAMLDEKPVWSAADMPTIHMDTHLASAGPLLAIVASAARAEAPVDHAIARTNGGQEEGPALTPAAVALRERLLRWDRRMAVDSVDAAEYAALRGAVVRRLAAEPAFAALAVPPMYPEVFRPWLSLTVRIGFALEHLLRAEELYGIDRVALVREALEEVAGRDTGRWGDSHKLVPWRALPDDGPDGGQDGGADDGTDECPGVGTGTGGTGGRPTVAPAPVPEPGLAGDHDCVLCTSAVPGITDLSARGPAARYVWDLARREDSLWVVPFGASGVRGSAHHRDQLPLWLRGDLVPVVTDWDQFTKDDDTDPSSEEKRHDR, from the coding sequence ATGCGGGACATCGGCGGTGCGCAGGGGCATGCTCGGGGGAGTAATTCGAGCCAGGCGACGTACGGGATCTTTCGTGACACCTGGGGCATTCCGCACCTGCGCGCCGCCGACGCCCGTGCCCTCGCCCATGCCCAGGGTCGGGTGACCGCCCTCGACCGGGCCTGGCAGCTGGAGGTCGAACGCCACCGTGTCCAGGGCACCTCGGCCGCCTTCCTCGGCGTGGACTCCCTCGGCTGGGACCGGTTCGCGAGACGGGCTCGTCTGGAGGACACGGCCCGAAGATGCTTCGCCCGGCTGGAGAGCACGGACCCGGAGAGCGCCGACTGGGTCCGCGCGTATGTGGAGGGCGTCAACGACGGACTCGTCGAGGGCGGTCGGCGCGCGCCCGAGTTCGATCGCGTCGGGCTCGTGCCCGGGCGCTGGGAGGCCTGGCACCCGCTCGGGGTCTGGCTCGCCACGCACATCCTGTTCGCCGGGTTCCCCGCCAAGCTCTGGCGCGAGGAGGCCGTACGGCACCTCGGCCCGGACGCGATCGGGCTCTTCGCCACCGACGGACCCGCCACCTCCGGCAGCAACGGGTGGCTCATCGACGGGTCCCGGACGGCCACCGGACAGGCCGTCATCGCCGGCGATCCGCACCGGTTCATCGAGGAGCCCGGGGTCTACCAGCAGATCCACCTCTCGTGCCCCGAGTTCGACGTCGTCGGCCTCGCCGTTCCGGGTATGCCCGGCATCGCCCACTTCGGTCACACCGGCGACGTGGCCTGGGCCATCACCAACGCCATGGCCGACTACCAGGACCTGTACCGGGAGCGGCTGCGGCACCGGGACGGGGAGGGGGAGGGGGAGCGGGATGGGGGCCCAGGTGTCGTCGAGGCGCTCGACCCCGACGGGGTGTGGCGGGCCGCGCACAGGCATGTGGAGGTCATCGAGGTCGCGGGCGGGGATCCCGTCGAGGTGGAGGTGATCGAGACCGCTCGGGGTCCGGTCGTCATCGGGGGCCTGGATCCCGCGGCTGGGGAGACGTCTGTTCCCGGTCGTGCCGCCGGTGGAACCGACCCGGTCGGTCCCCTCAGCCTCCGGTATCCGCCCCGGGTCACCGAGGACCTCGGGATCGGGGCGCTGCTGCCCCTCCTCCGGGCCCGCGAAGTCGCCGACGTGGACCGGGCGTTCGACCGGTGGGCCGAGCCGGTGAACGTCGTCCAGGCCGCGGACACGCGGGGCGGGGTGCTGCATCGGGTGGCGGGCCGGGTTCCGGTGCGGAGCCGGGACAACCGGACGCGGGTCGTCGCGGCCTGGGAGCCTGGGCACGAGTGGGAGGGGTGGCACGAGACGCCGTACGGCACGTTCGAGGACGGGGCCGCGGTGATGGCCAACCAGCGTGGTCCGGCGGCCCCGTTGGGCGTCGAGTTCGCCCCGCCGCATCGAGCGGAACGCATCCGCGCGATGCTGGACGAGAAGCCGGTGTGGTCGGCCGCGGACATGCCCACGATCCACATGGACACCCATCTGGCCTCCGCCGGACCCCTGTTGGCCATCGTGGCCTCCGCCGCCCGCGCCGAAGCTCCCGTCGACCACGCGATCGCTCGTACGAACGGCGGCCAGGAAGAGGGGCCGGCCCTCACCCCGGCCGCGGTCGCGCTCCGCGAGCGGCTGCTGCGTTGGGATCGGCGGATGGCGGTCGACAGCGTCGACGCGGCGGAGTACGCGGCGTTGCGCGGGGCCGTCGTCCGGCGGCTCGCCGCGGAGCCCGCCTTCGCCGCGCTCGCCGTGCCGCCGATGTACCCCGAGGTCTTTCGCCCGTGGCTGTCGCTCACCGTGCGGATCGGGTTCGCCCTCGAACATCTGCTCAGGGCCGAGGAGTTGTACGGCATCGACCGTGTCGCCCTGGTGCGGGAGGCGCTGGAGGAAGTCGCCGGCCGAGACACGGGGCGCTGGGGCGACAGCCACAAGCTCGTGCCGTGGCGCGCGCTCCCGGACGACGGCCCGGATGGCGGCCAGGACGGCGGTGCGGACGACGGCACGGACGAGTGTCCCGGCGTCGGCACCGGCACGGGCGGTACCGGCGGTCGCCCGACCGTCGCCCCCGCCCCCGTCCCCGAGCCCGGGCTCGCCGGTGACCACGACTGCGTGCTCTGTACCTCCGCCGTCCCCGGCATCACCGACCTCAGCGCTCGCGGGCCCGCCGCCCGGTACGTCTGGGATCTGGCCCGGCGCGAGGACAGCCTCTGGGTGGTGCCGTTCGGGGCCTCCGGCGTCCGCGGTTCGGCCCACCACCGCGATCAACTGCCCCTGTGGCTCAGGGGGGATCTCGTACCGGTCGTCACCGACTGGGACCAGTTCACCAAGGACGACGACACCGATCCCAGCAGCGAGGAGAAGCGCCATGACCGTTGA